Proteins co-encoded in one Sinobacterium norvegicum genomic window:
- a CDS encoding ROK family protein, with product MKQWRLGIDLGGTKIEAQLFDDENNACWSKRLPTPRGDYQQTLETIKRLVSGAGEFTDQPFSIGLATPGALSKTTGRMKNCNSICLNDQPLQRDLEANLQRPVRLANDADCMALAEAIDGAASKASSVFGIILGTGVGGGVVVEQRLLSGPNDIAGEWGHNPAVAIAGHHYSRPCYCGRLDCIETHLSGPGLVKTYQLIAADNADSAMTSFDIVARKGQYCDMALEQYYQMMAACIAQIVNMLDPHVIVLAGGMSRLPGVLTELEARLADHVIGDSVKTQLCLSHHGDASGARGAAWLWP from the coding sequence ATGAAGCAGTGGCGACTGGGCATCGACCTGGGTGGTACAAAAATAGAAGCGCAGTTGTTCGATGACGAGAATAATGCCTGCTGGTCGAAACGTTTGCCGACACCAAGAGGCGACTATCAGCAGACGCTCGAGACGATTAAGCGCTTGGTCAGTGGTGCCGGTGAATTCACCGATCAACCATTTTCAATTGGTTTGGCAACACCGGGGGCGCTGTCAAAAACCACGGGCAGAATGAAAAATTGCAATTCAATTTGTCTCAATGATCAGCCTCTACAGCGAGATTTAGAGGCTAATTTGCAGCGTCCAGTTCGGCTGGCAAACGATGCGGACTGCATGGCACTGGCTGAGGCCATCGACGGTGCTGCCAGTAAGGCCAGCTCAGTTTTCGGTATTATTTTGGGTACCGGTGTCGGCGGTGGCGTGGTGGTAGAGCAGCGGTTGCTGTCAGGCCCCAATGACATTGCCGGAGAGTGGGGACACAACCCTGCTGTGGCCATCGCCGGCCATCATTACTCACGGCCCTGCTACTGCGGCAGGCTCGATTGCATAGAGACACACCTGAGTGGCCCGGGGCTGGTAAAAACGTATCAATTGATAGCCGCAGACAACGCCGATTCGGCGATGACCAGCTTCGATATAGTGGCCAGAAAAGGTCAGTATTGCGACATGGCGCTGGAGCAATACTACCAAATGATGGCCGCCTGTATCGCTCAGATTGTCAATATGTTGGACCCCCACGTCATTGTTTTAGCCGGCGGTATGTCGCGGTTACCGGGTGTGTTAACAGAGCTTGAGGCGAGGCTGGCTGATCATGTTATTGGCGACAGTGTGAAGACCCAATTGTGCCTGTCTCATCACGGCGATGCCAGCGGTGCCAGGGGGGCTGCCTGGTTGTGGCCGTAA
- the cobT gene encoding nicotinate-nucleotide--dimethylbenzimidazole phosphoribosyltransferase translates to MTMWYQQAAKEINVEMKLEAIKRQSVLTKPPGSLGQLEAVAVALASMQGAVKPVLKKPYIAIFAGDHGVANQGVSAFPQVVTGEMIRNFSAGGAAITVMAKQMNAGFSVLNMGTAYYVEPLEGVIDVSIKPGTDDFSQQPAMTPAETEACLQTGADFIDGLDCDIFIGGEMGIANTTSASALATVLLVQNADDLAGPGTGVSKDVVDHKAQVIAAAIDLHQPSAEQPVALLAALGGLEIAGLVGAYIRCAQRGLPILVDGFIATVAALIAVKINPSVRDWMLFGHSSAEPGHVKVLRQLEAKPILQLDMRLGEGSGAAVAYSVVQSALALHNQMASFADAGVSTGE, encoded by the coding sequence ATGACTATGTGGTATCAGCAGGCAGCAAAAGAAATCAATGTTGAGATGAAGCTAGAGGCGATCAAGCGACAATCGGTGCTGACCAAACCACCAGGCTCGCTCGGCCAGCTTGAGGCTGTTGCTGTAGCGCTTGCCTCGATGCAGGGTGCGGTAAAGCCGGTGCTAAAAAAGCCGTATATTGCAATTTTTGCCGGTGATCATGGCGTCGCAAACCAGGGTGTATCGGCTTTCCCGCAGGTGGTCACCGGTGAGATGATTCGAAATTTTTCCGCCGGTGGTGCCGCTATCACAGTAATGGCAAAGCAGATGAACGCGGGCTTCAGTGTGTTAAATATGGGAACCGCTTATTATGTGGAGCCACTGGAAGGCGTGATTGACGTCAGTATTAAACCGGGCACGGATGATTTTAGTCAGCAGCCCGCCATGACCCCAGCCGAAACAGAGGCCTGTTTACAGACCGGCGCTGATTTTATTGATGGTCTCGACTGCGACATTTTTATTGGCGGCGAGATGGGTATTGCCAATACCACCTCAGCGTCTGCGTTAGCGACAGTCTTGCTGGTGCAAAACGCCGATGATTTAGCTGGCCCCGGCACCGGTGTCAGTAAGGACGTGGTCGATCACAAGGCCCAGGTTATTGCCGCCGCCATCGACTTACATCAGCCATCGGCGGAGCAACCTGTTGCCTTGTTAGCAGCTCTGGGTGGCCTGGAAATCGCCGGACTGGTCGGCGCTTATATTCGTTGTGCTCAACGTGGTTTGCCAATCTTAGTTGATGGCTTTATTGCCACTGTGGCGGCGCTTATCGCGGTTAAAATCAATCCCTCCGTTCGGGATTGGATGTTGTTTGGCCATAGTTCTGCAGAGCCTGGCCACGTCAAAGTACTGCGTCAGCTTGAAGCGAAGCCGATACTGCAGCTCGATATGCGCCTCGGTGAGGGGTCTGGCGCTGCGGTGGCGTATAGCGTTGTACAATCAGCGCTGGCCTTACATAATCAAATGGCAAGTTTTGCCGATGCCGGTGTCTCAACCGGCGAATAG
- the cobU gene encoding bifunctional adenosylcobinamide kinase/adenosylcobinamide-phosphate guanylyltransferase, protein MKQLILGGVRSGKSALAEQLCRDSEKQVIYVATATAGDDEMTRRIARHRADRPGQWPTIEEPIALAQALTRYNDEKYCLMVDCLTLWLTNNLLAEVDCWQQQKQALLALLQDFKGDIIFVSNEVGLGIVPLGELSRRFSDEAGWLHQALAKQCHRVIFVVAGLPQVFKGEAL, encoded by the coding sequence GTGAAACAATTGATTTTAGGCGGCGTTCGCTCCGGTAAAAGTGCTCTGGCAGAGCAGCTTTGTCGTGACAGCGAAAAGCAGGTTATTTATGTCGCCACGGCCACCGCCGGTGATGACGAAATGACTCGACGGATTGCCCGTCATCGTGCCGACCGTCCCGGTCAATGGCCGACAATTGAAGAGCCGATTGCATTGGCCCAAGCACTGACCCGCTATAACGATGAAAAATATTGCTTGATGGTCGACTGCTTGACCCTGTGGCTGACCAATAATTTATTGGCAGAGGTAGACTGTTGGCAGCAGCAAAAACAGGCACTGCTGGCGCTACTGCAGGATTTTAAAGGTGACATAATATTTGTCAGCAACGAGGTGGGCTTGGGTATTGTGCCCTTGGGGGAGCTCTCTCGGCGATTTAGCGATGAGGCCGGTTGGCTGCATCAGGCGCTGGCAAAACAATGCCACCGCGTTATTTTTGTGGTGGCCGGGTTGCCACAGGTGTTTAAAGGTGAGGCGTTATGA
- a CDS encoding histidine phosphatase family protein — protein MDVTIIDLLRHGECQGGEIFRGTTDVELTDKGWRQMQVSSACESAPWQQIITSPLKRCALFAEQLAAQHQLPCTRHQDFAEISFGDWEGCLVSDVEREQGENLKKFWHSPTTNTPPNGEPMVAFSDRLDRGWQSLLADYRGQHLLLVNHGGALRVLLTKILSMPLDAIVQLDVPYACFTRVKIYHSNGRSDWSQLVSHNTSIEMLG, from the coding sequence ATGGATGTAACAATTATCGACTTGCTGCGTCATGGCGAATGTCAGGGCGGAGAAATATTTAGAGGCACCACTGATGTCGAACTGACCGACAAAGGCTGGCGGCAAATGCAGGTCAGCAGCGCTTGTGAGAGCGCGCCGTGGCAGCAAATTATTACCTCGCCATTGAAACGGTGTGCGCTATTTGCCGAGCAGTTGGCAGCACAGCATCAGCTGCCCTGTACCAGGCACCAAGATTTTGCCGAGATTAGCTTTGGTGATTGGGAGGGCTGCTTGGTCAGTGATGTCGAGCGCGAGCAGGGTGAAAATTTAAAGAAGTTTTGGCATTCACCGACGACTAACACACCACCGAACGGAGAGCCGATGGTGGCATTTTCAGATCGTCTAGACCGTGGCTGGCAAAGTCTGTTGGCGGATTACCGTGGCCAGCATCTGCTGCTGGTCAACCATGGTGGGGCGTTGCGGGTGTTATTGACCAAGATATTATCGATGCCGCTTGATGCCATTGTTCAGCTGGATGTCCCCTACGCCTGTTTCACACGGGTTAAAATCTATCACAGTAATGGCCGCAGCGATTGGAGCCAGTTGGTAAGCCATAATACCTCGATTGAAATGCTGGGTTAG
- a CDS encoding substrate-binding domain-containing protein — protein MILRKVAGQNILLIILCIVLLLPRSAVSEEVIFSLSGSNTVGAKLAPALVIGYLKSVGAEAINIEPSATNNNESVIRARLLSDNGLYQLISVHLAAHGSSTGFKALNSEVADIAMSSRQIKPKEVKRLQRFGDLKAIGAEHIIAIDGLAIIVHRDNKLQTLSKTLLAKIFSGEINNWQQLGGADTAINRYARDDQSGTWDTFKKLVLGKVPLDKSAERFESNAELSRRVSTDLYGIGFVPLAAVGQAKVLSVSDDQTRAMRPQQINVATEDYPLARRLYLYTRPDVDNPHILHFIDYVMARQGQTVVEDIGFISQNIIAVKQPIVRGAPDNYNELIRRAQRLSVNFYFSPGSSKLDTKAYRDLLRLEHYFAREQSGDEVWLVGFSDQKSSPALESLLARHRALKVKNKLHGKVENIQPVMSVGAFMPIANNADDAAKMKNGRVEVWLSSAQ, from the coding sequence ATGATTTTGAGAAAAGTGGCAGGCCAAAATATCCTGCTGATAATACTGTGCATCGTGCTGTTATTGCCCCGTTCAGCAGTGTCTGAGGAGGTTATATTTTCGCTGTCTGGTTCCAATACTGTCGGCGCGAAACTGGCGCCGGCTCTGGTGATTGGATATTTGAAAAGTGTCGGTGCCGAGGCGATTAATATCGAACCCAGCGCGACAAATAACAATGAGTCGGTGATAAGGGCTCGACTGCTGAGCGATAATGGATTGTACCAATTAATTTCGGTGCATTTGGCTGCTCATGGTTCCAGCACGGGATTCAAGGCGTTAAACAGTGAGGTGGCTGATATTGCCATGTCGTCACGGCAGATTAAGCCCAAGGAAGTAAAACGCCTACAGCGCTTTGGCGATCTCAAGGCGATAGGGGCTGAACATATAATTGCTATCGATGGATTAGCTATTATAGTTCATCGGGATAACAAACTTCAGACTTTGTCTAAAACACTTTTAGCAAAAATATTTTCTGGTGAAATTAATAATTGGCAACAGCTCGGCGGCGCTGATACAGCGATTAATCGTTATGCACGTGATGATCAATCGGGTACTTGGGATACATTTAAAAAGCTGGTGCTGGGTAAGGTGCCGCTGGATAAGTCGGCAGAACGTTTCGAATCCAATGCGGAGTTGTCTCGTCGAGTCAGTACCGACCTCTATGGTATTGGCTTTGTTCCCTTGGCCGCAGTGGGGCAAGCCAAGGTGTTGTCGGTATCGGACGATCAGACTCGGGCGATGAGACCGCAGCAAATCAATGTTGCCACAGAGGATTACCCGCTGGCTCGGCGATTGTATTTGTATACTCGCCCGGATGTGGATAACCCCCATATTCTACATTTTATTGACTACGTGATGGCGCGACAAGGGCAGACGGTGGTCGAGGACATCGGTTTTATATCGCAGAATATTATTGCCGTTAAACAACCAATAGTACGTGGTGCCCCCGATAATTATAACGAGCTGATTCGGCGAGCGCAGAGGCTGAGCGTCAATTTTTATTTCTCACCCGGCAGTTCTAAACTTGATACCAAGGCCTACCGTGACTTACTGCGATTAGAGCACTATTTTGCCCGCGAGCAGAGTGGTGATGAGGTTTGGTTGGTAGGTTTTAGCGATCAGAAAAGCAGCCCGGCATTAGAATCATTGTTGGCCAGACATCGGGCTCTGAAGGTGAAGAATAAACTGCATGGCAAGGTAGAAAATATTCAGCCGGTGATGAGTGTTGGTGCGTTTATGCCGATTGCGAATAATGCCGATGATGCGGCCAAGATGAAAAATGGACGGGTTGAAGTCTGGCTGTCATCAGCACAATGA
- the ampD gene encoding 1,6-anhydro-N-acetylmuramyl-L-alanine amidase AmpD, with product MMVFEGLLAGAIFCPCDNFNQRPDGAEISLLVIHNISLPAGCFGTGQVHRLFQNNLDCQADPSFADLEGLEVSSHLFIERDGTISQFVNFADRAWHAGVSNFRGSDNCNDFSIGIELEGCDDELYELEQYHALARTAASILKAYPAITPDRIVGHSDIAPGRKTDPGESFDWSMFRRLMAAEIMC from the coding sequence ATGATGGTCTTCGAAGGCCTTTTAGCGGGCGCAATCTTTTGCCCCTGTGACAATTTCAACCAGCGCCCCGATGGCGCAGAAATTTCACTGCTTGTGATCCACAATATTAGCCTGCCTGCCGGTTGCTTCGGTACGGGCCAGGTACATCGGCTGTTTCAAAACAATCTCGATTGTCAGGCCGACCCCAGCTTTGCTGACCTGGAAGGATTAGAGGTTTCCAGCCACCTGTTTATTGAACGGGACGGCACCATCAGTCAGTTTGTCAACTTTGCGGATCGGGCATGGCACGCCGGGGTGTCAAACTTTCGCGGCAGCGATAACTGCAATGATTTTAGTATCGGCATTGAACTTGAGGGCTGTGATGATGAGCTCTATGAACTGGAGCAGTATCACGCCTTGGCGAGGACTGCCGCCAGCATATTGAAAGCCTATCCCGCCATCACACCAGATAGAATTGTCGGTCACAGTGATATTGCGCCAGGAAGAAAAACCGACCCTGGCGAGTCTTTCGATTGGTCAATGTTTCGTCGCTTAATGGCGGCGGAGATAATGTGTTAA